A region from the Brachyspira hampsonii genome encodes:
- a CDS encoding DMT family transporter: MANKERLGTIGIFLTALIWGYSFVAVKVVVREIEPFYLVGIRNLAGGIFLSLVFFKRMKNVSKKDIILSIPVGIALFLGFFLQTMSSKFITASKVAFFTGSYVIFIPFFSWIVYKKSPHISAFIAAVITVLGLYLLSSFEGFSSIESGDLFALLCAVVFAVHLMLIDKMLEYVDGIIMAALQLIIAGIVSLSVGALTSTPFNINNVSSESIYSLIYLTIGATGIAYLLQTVSQKYVNPSKAGIILSLESFLGALGGVIFMKDPVTINFIIGGSCMIAAVFICEIGSSIKKEA; encoded by the coding sequence ATGGCTAACAAAGAAAGATTGGGTACTATAGGTATATTTTTAACAGCATTAATTTGGGGATACAGTTTTGTTGCGGTTAAGGTTGTAGTCAGAGAAATAGAACCTTTTTATCTTGTAGGTATTAGAAATTTAGCCGGAGGTATTTTTTTATCTCTTGTATTTTTCAAAAGAATGAAAAATGTTTCTAAAAAGGATATAATATTATCAATACCTGTAGGAATAGCATTATTTTTAGGCTTCTTTTTGCAGACTATGAGTTCCAAATTTATAACAGCTTCAAAGGTAGCATTCTTTACAGGTTCTTATGTTATATTCATACCATTTTTTTCTTGGATAGTGTATAAGAAAAGTCCTCACATTTCAGCATTTATAGCAGCAGTAATTACAGTTTTAGGTTTATATTTGTTAAGTTCTTTTGAAGGTTTTTCTAGTATAGAGTCCGGAGATTTATTTGCTTTGCTTTGTGCAGTTGTATTTGCAGTTCATTTAATGCTTATAGATAAAATGCTTGAATATGTAGACGGCATCATAATGGCGGCATTGCAGCTTATTATAGCCGGAATAGTATCTCTTTCAGTAGGAGCATTAACTTCAACTCCTTTCAATATCAATAATGTTTCTAGTGAATCTATTTACTCTCTTATTTATTTGACTATAGGAGCTACAGGAATTGCCTATTTACTTCAAACTGTATCACAAAAGTATGTAAATCCTAGTAAGGCAGGCATTATACTTAGTTTGGAATCATTTTTAGGTGCTTTGGGAGGAGTTATTTTTATGAAAGATCCTGTTACTATAAATTTTATTATAGGAGGCAGTTGTATGATAGCGGCAGTATTTATATGTGAGATAGGAAGCAGTATAAAAAAAGAAGCATAA